The genomic window TGGTTTGCCCATCGCGCCTTCAGGATAACGCGATTCATTTTATTGTCTTACTGATTTATATCTGTCTTTTTCTGTTTCGTCATATTCAGGGCCATCTGATAAATTTGCTTTCGCGGCCAACCAGACAAAAGCTCAATTTCCTGAACCGCATCACGTACGCTCGACGTCTGCAAGAGCGTCTCAAGCTGGGTATGAACATCATTATGGCTCATTTTTGCGCTATTTTTTTCAGCGCCTTCAACCACCACAACCAGCTCTCCTTTAGGCGCATCACCTATACTGAAGTTGGCTGCCAGTTCAGCCAAGCTGCCACGATGCAACGTCTCATGCAGCTTGGTTAACTCACGGGCAACCACACATTGTCTGTCCCCATATAACTCAGCCATCAGTTTTAACGTGGCCACCAGTCGTTTTGGGGTTTCAAACCAGATTTGGGTTAAGCAGGAGGACCGGCTCTCGCTTAAGGAGGCTCTCGCGGCTTTTTGTTTCTGGGGCACAAAGCCGTTAAAGGTGAATCTGTCACTGGGTAGACCAGACAAGGTGAGCGCCATTATCGGGGCAGACGGGCCAGGGGCTGCGGTTACGGGTATGTTATGTTCATGACAGGCAGCTACCAGCTTATATCCCGGATCGGAAATAAGAGGGGTGCCCGCGTCGCTGACCAATGCGATGGTTTTGCCTGATAACAGTGCGTCGATCAGTTTAGGACGCATGGTTGCTCCATTATGATCATGATAGGCCCATAATTGAGCAGAAGTCTGGATCGCTCCAAGGCTGAGCAACTTGCGGGTCTGACGAGTATCTTCACAGGCGATAATATCAGCAGTCTCTAGCATCTGCACTGCGCGATAGGTGATATCCCCTAAATTGCCAATCGGCGTTGAAATGATGATCAGCATGGCGTTACCTTTTTTGTCTAGCCTGCTCAGCTTATCTGAATCCACGCCTGTGGTCACTTCAGATCAAGACTGCGAGCAGATGAATCGTGCATATTTTCCCTTTGCCACAATTACAACATAGCTGCAGTATAGTGTGAGACTGAACAGGACTTTTTTCGGGGTGATCGAAGTGACCAGACTGGCTGCTGACAAAAAGATGCTTTTGAGTATGTGCGTGACCACCATCTTGGTCTGCGCGCTGTCAGCATGTCAGCAAGTTGCCCCGTCTCTTCAAACACAAGCCACGCTCTCGCCTGTTTCTGAAAGACCTAACGCTGGCTCTGAGCAACAATCTGAGCCCGATATTGTGGGTGACCTGATTGCTGAAGTTGAAGAGCAAAACAGCACAGAGGATCAAAATTTAGAGATTGCGGCTATCAGGCAAGCGGACCCGCTACCCGAAGATCAGGCACGTAATGAATTAGCTGAACAAGCGCTAAATGCTGCGCTTGGCTTATTGAAGACCAAACGGCCAGAGGCAAAGCAGCCTGTGAAACCATTTAGCCTGCCAGAAAAACAGGATACCCGATTACGGATCGGCTTATTGCTGCCTTTGTCAGGTGAATATGCCACGCTTGGACAGGATATCGCCGGTGGCGCAGAAATGGCCCTTTTTCAGGTCAATGATCCAGATATTGATATTGTAATTTTTGATACCGCCGGAGGGCGCCAGGCTGAACAGGCTGCCCGTGAAGCCATTGCGTCTGAGGTTGATATTGTTGTTGGTCCGTTATTTACCGCCTCAGTGCGCAGGGCGCGCCCTATTCTTGCTGCGTCTTCGGTACCTGTTCTTGCACTGTCGAATAATATTTCTTCAGCTTCTCCGGGAAACTGGGTATTGGGATATTTGCCCGAACAACAAATCGATCATCTTTTGGGCTATGCAGTCAGCCAAAATAAAACGCGTGTGGCAATACTGGCTTCAGAAGATGCATTTGGTCAGCAGGTCCTTAGTCATGCGACAGCTCGTTTGTCGCAATTTGGTCTGCAACCGCTGCAGACCACGTTATTATCACCAGCCATCCTCTCAGATGAGGATAGTTTGAAGCAAGCGATTAAGGCGTTCAGCCGCTATCAAGAGCCAACAGACGATACTGACGTTTTACCGCCGCCAGCTTATGATGTTCTTATTCTGGCAGGTGGGCCGGAATTTATCCTGCGCACCGCGCCGGTGCTGTCTTTTTATGATTTGGATCCATCCAGAGTGACCTATCTGGGCACAGATTTATGGTCCAGAGGTGATCTTGTGGCCGAGCCATCTCTTCAGGGCAGCATCATTACACAAGCCACTCTGCCTGCCTCTGAGGGTTTTGAAAAACAATGGCAGTCTGTGTTCAAACAACCCTCAAATACGCTGGCCAGGCTCGGCTTTGACGCGTTTGCGCTAATTGCGATCACAAAACAAGAGCTGAGCCAGAACAGTGATCAGAGGAACCAGAGCCCGATAGACTGGCGGGCCAGTCTCATCCGTGAACAGGGATTTGCCGGCTTCAGCGGCCAGTTCAAATTACTGCCAGATGGTCGCAACCAACGCCAATATCAGCTGTATCTCATCACGCAG from SAR116 cluster alpha proteobacterium HIMB100 includes these protein-coding regions:
- a CDS encoding ABC-type branched-chain amino acid transport system, periplasmic component (PFAM: LppC putative lipoprotein), which gives rise to MIEVTRLAADKKMLLSMCVTTILVCALSACQQVAPSLQTQATLSPVSERPNAGSEQQSEPDIVGDLIAEVEEQNSTEDQNLEIAAIRQADPLPEDQARNELAEQALNAALGLLKTKRPEAKQPVKPFSLPEKQDTRLRIGLLLPLSGEYATLGQDIAGGAEMALFQVNDPDIDIVIFDTAGGRQAEQAAREAIASEVDIVVGPLFTASVRRARPILAASSVPVLALSNNISSASPGNWVLGYLPEQQIDHLLGYAVSQNKTRVAILASEDAFGQQVLSHATARLSQFGLQPLQTTLLSPAILSDEDSLKQAIKAFSRYQEPTDDTDVLPPPAYDVLILAGGPEFILRTAPVLSFYDLDPSRVTYLGTDLWSRGDLVAEPSLQGSIITQATLPASEGFEKQWQSVFKQPSNTLARLGFDAFALIAITKQELSQNSDQRNQSPIDWRASLIREQGFAGFSGQFKLLPDGRNQRQYQLYLITQNQLTDLDL
- a CDS encoding putative methyltransferases (PFAM: Tetrapyrrole (Corrin/Porphyrin) Methylases~TIGRFAM: probable S-adenosylmethionine-dependent methyltransferase, YraL family), whose product is MLIIISTPIGNLGDITYRAVQMLETADIIACEDTRQTRKLLSLGAIQTSAQLWAYHDHNGATMRPKLIDALLSGKTIALVSDAGTPLISDPGYKLVAACHEHNIPVTAAPGPSAPIMALTLSGLPSDRFTFNGFVPQKQKAARASLSESRSSCLTQIWFETPKRLVATLKLMAELYGDRQCVVARELTKLHETLHRGSLAELAANFSIGDAPKGELVVVVEGAEKNSAKMSHNDVHTQLETLLQTSSVRDAVQEIELLSGWPRKQIYQMALNMTKQKKTDINQ